One window from the genome of Schistocerca piceifrons isolate TAMUIC-IGC-003096 chromosome 1, iqSchPice1.1, whole genome shotgun sequence encodes:
- the LOC124784943 gene encoding uncharacterized protein LOC124784943, whose amino-acid sequence MAAMSSKLVIILFGACLLVLHAPYAAAQEIGIPGFSFGPVGGDDGAQEIDIPEFSFGSVGGDDGEMGIPEFVPGTVDGDDGDFGGELPIGIGPVVETSSESSNSTEQSTTATEPQMEASTTEQESRVGKGNSRHIANSRTASHAKARTAAKARAIAKARTAAKARTAAKKAGRAVHKA is encoded by the exons ATGGCAGCAATGAGCAGCAAATTGGTAATAATTCTGTTTGGCGCGTGCTTGCTCGTGCTACATGCACCTTACGCTGCTGCCCAGGAGATAGGTATTCCCGGATTCTCTTTTGGGCCAGTGGGTGGTGACGATGGTGCTCAAGAGATAGATATTCCCGAATTCTCTTTTGGGTCAGTGGGTGGTGACGATGGTGAGATGGGTATCCCCGAATTCGTTCCTGGGACAGTAGATGGCGACGATGGTGACTTTGGAGGCGAGCTGCCTATTGGAATCGGGCCAGTCGTCGAAACGAGCAGCGAGAGCAGCAATTCTACAGAACAGTCGACAACCGCGACCGAGCCCCAGATGGAGGCCTCTACCACCGAACAAG AATCCCGTGTGGGCAAAGGCAATTCGAGGCACATCGCAAACTCAAGGACTGCATCTCACGCCAAAGCCAGGACAGCTGCTAAAGCCAGGGCAATAGCCAAAGCCAGGACAGCTGCCAAAGCCAGAACAGCTGCCAAGAAGGCAGGCAGAGCAGTGCACAAGGCGTGA